A stretch of Candidatus Alcyoniella australis DNA encodes these proteins:
- a CDS encoding radical SAM protein, with protein sequence MSKSPLRICGLMAIGEQDYTTFRPLCFASLGAYIHRELDGVRLQVADSLEQVISLAPDLVWISSGSINFGLARSMAVQIKERLGVPVWIGGVHITVMPHTLPEEFQIGVLGEGELTAVELLQLVQWKALDPEMLKDVKGICYHDEDGGVCVNQRRPLVESLDDLPMPDRSLVGYKGEPAYMFTSRGCPYDCSFCSSQAFWGKYRAHSAQRVIEEIELLVERYDCKEIHFFDDLFIARKQRLEQIADGIVQHGWHKEISFSCTIRANLVDREALEQLKRMNIKRVTFGAESCSDPVLRYLKGDSVTAEMNQQALDLCFDYQIKVGPSFIKGAPDESTEDLFTTYEFILRNLRDRKIDYFEMHTLTPFPGTKIWDQALERGLVSEQMDFEQLRYPWERFYMGRKLPKTNFYFFDDLTRLGQRMMKLNEMMIVGLLDVTDLAGNADGPQLAKQWAQQCLATGFFDKLIAVDFGLYDPTPEICDALEPLHVQQVGRKHLHRIPRDGWKKTLTAYFKATADFDPERLKSIIWHHFLEDADYTTHAPTAHFMPENAFARNLLVFSERALMVNRQAYFEQTVPGEPFPDIRDILQRKHFRLSIFRPETDPWLSFSPARGVLAGILSNNWKLDRMHGDKRERRHRIIEQRMIDDEQTLAQREAEARSKRGRK encoded by the coding sequence ATGAGCAAATCACCCTTGCGAATCTGCGGCCTGATGGCGATCGGCGAACAGGACTATACGACCTTCCGGCCGCTGTGTTTCGCCTCGCTGGGCGCCTACATTCATCGCGAGCTCGATGGAGTGCGCCTGCAGGTGGCCGACAGCCTGGAGCAGGTCATCTCGCTGGCGCCGGACCTGGTCTGGATCAGCTCGGGCTCGATCAACTTCGGTCTGGCGCGCAGCATGGCCGTCCAAATCAAGGAACGCTTAGGTGTGCCGGTCTGGATCGGCGGTGTGCATATCACGGTAATGCCGCACACTCTGCCCGAGGAGTTCCAGATCGGAGTACTGGGAGAGGGTGAGTTGACAGCGGTCGAGCTGCTGCAACTGGTGCAGTGGAAAGCGCTGGACCCCGAGATGCTCAAAGACGTCAAGGGCATCTGCTATCACGACGAAGACGGCGGTGTATGCGTGAACCAGCGCAGGCCGCTGGTCGAATCGCTTGACGATCTGCCGATGCCCGATCGTTCGTTGGTCGGGTACAAGGGCGAGCCGGCCTATATGTTCACCAGCCGCGGCTGTCCCTACGACTGCTCCTTTTGCTCGTCACAGGCGTTTTGGGGCAAGTATCGGGCGCATTCGGCACAGCGGGTGATCGAGGAAATCGAGCTGCTGGTCGAGCGCTACGACTGCAAAGAGATCCACTTTTTTGACGACCTGTTCATCGCGCGCAAACAACGTCTGGAGCAGATCGCCGATGGTATCGTGCAGCACGGTTGGCACAAAGAGATCTCGTTCTCGTGTACGATCCGCGCGAACCTCGTCGATCGAGAGGCTCTGGAACAGCTCAAACGAATGAACATCAAGCGCGTGACGTTCGGTGCGGAATCGTGTTCCGACCCGGTGCTGCGCTACCTCAAGGGCGATTCGGTCACCGCCGAGATGAATCAGCAAGCCCTCGACCTGTGCTTCGATTATCAAATCAAGGTCGGCCCCAGCTTTATTAAGGGCGCACCCGATGAGAGCACGGAGGATCTGTTCACCACCTATGAATTCATCCTGCGCAACCTGCGCGATCGCAAGATCGATTACTTTGAGATGCACACTCTGACGCCGTTTCCCGGCACCAAGATCTGGGACCAAGCTCTGGAGCGGGGCCTGGTGTCCGAGCAGATGGATTTCGAGCAACTGCGCTACCCATGGGAGCGGTTCTACATGGGGCGCAAGCTACCCAAGACCAACTTCTACTTTTTCGACGATCTGACGCGGCTGGGCCAGCGGATGATGAAGCTCAACGAGATGATGATCGTCGGACTGCTCGACGTGACCGACTTGGCGGGCAACGCCGACGGGCCGCAGCTCGCAAAGCAGTGGGCCCAGCAATGCCTGGCCACCGGTTTCTTCGACAAGCTGATCGCGGTTGATTTCGGGCTCTACGATCCAACGCCCGAGATCTGCGATGCGCTCGAGCCTTTGCACGTTCAGCAGGTCGGCCGCAAACACCTGCATCGCATTCCACGCGATGGGTGGAAAAAGACGCTCACCGCCTACTTCAAGGCGACGGCCGACTTTGATCCCGAGCGGCTCAAGAGCATCATCTGGCACCACTTCCTCGAGGATGCGGACTACACGACCCACGCGCCCACAGCGCATTTCATGCCCGAAAATGCATTCGCGCGCAACCTGCTTGTATTCTCGGAGCGCGCGCTGATGGTCAACCGCCAAGCTTACTTCGAACAGACCGTACCCGGCGAACCGTTCCCCGATATTCGCGACATCCTGCAACGCAAGCACTTCCGCCTCAGCATCTTCCGGCCCGAGACCGACCCCTGGCTGAGCTTCAGCCCGGCGCGCGGCGTATTGGCCGGAATCCTGAGCAACAATTGGAAGCTCGATCGCATGCACGGAGACAAGCGCGAACGCAGGCACCGGATCATCGAGCAACGAATGATCGACGACGAACAGACCCTGGCCCAACGTGAGGCCGAGGCGCGGAGCAAACGCGGTCGCAAATGA
- the murJ gene encoding murein biosynthesis integral membrane protein MurJ: MTNSVNSQRPESSENTRIARAAGVVGSATMLSRVLGYVRDMVIALFFGAGPAADAFFVAFRIPNMLRRLLGEGSLTVSFIPVFTETLDRQGEQRAKQLTSAAFSMGLSLLVLLTVLGIWLAPWLVRVISPGFGDDPLKFALTVNLLRLMFPFLIFVSLVALCMGVLNSLGHFAAPALAPVALNICMILGMVGLGPLFGTERIYALAIGVLVGGVAQLALQLPFLAKRGFLPRPSLSWNLPELRKIGMLMLPAIFGLGVTNLNVMVNTFFASLLREGSVSFLYYADRIMELPLGIFGVAIGTAALPAMSRQISANDLSGMKGTLNLYLRIIIFITLPAALGLIMLREPIVAVLFQRREFDDAATQATALALACYAVGLVAFSALRIVVPAFYAMKDTLTPVLCAAAAFFANIVCGLCFIGRVPYVQGSGAIVGLRNAVAWTTQHFSLADLDHGGLALGASAAAFLNLGLLLWILRRRVGRLGARLVLGSTARIALACVPLVLGCWGAQRIGLVNNGRGFLFEAGGLLLTILAALVLYAGAAALLLPAELGRIIQIVSRRLRRRP, encoded by the coding sequence GTGACAAACAGCGTGAATAGCCAGCGGCCGGAGTCATCTGAGAACACGCGCATCGCCCGCGCCGCCGGGGTCGTTGGTTCGGCGACCATGCTCTCGCGTGTGCTGGGCTATGTTCGCGATATGGTGATTGCGCTGTTCTTCGGCGCCGGTCCGGCGGCCGATGCGTTCTTTGTAGCCTTCCGCATTCCAAACATGCTGCGTCGGCTGCTGGGCGAGGGTTCGCTGACCGTCAGTTTCATCCCGGTGTTCACCGAGACCCTCGACAGGCAGGGGGAGCAGCGGGCCAAGCAACTGACCTCGGCCGCGTTCAGCATGGGTCTGAGCCTGCTGGTGCTGTTGACTGTGCTCGGGATCTGGCTGGCCCCGTGGCTGGTGCGCGTAATTTCCCCTGGGTTCGGCGACGATCCGCTGAAGTTTGCGCTGACCGTCAATCTGTTGCGCCTGATGTTCCCGTTTCTGATTTTCGTCTCGCTGGTGGCGTTGTGCATGGGAGTGCTCAACTCCCTTGGCCACTTCGCAGCTCCGGCGTTGGCGCCGGTGGCGCTGAACATCTGCATGATCCTTGGGATGGTCGGGCTCGGCCCGCTGTTCGGCACCGAGCGGATCTACGCCCTGGCGATTGGAGTGCTTGTCGGCGGAGTTGCGCAGCTCGCGTTGCAACTGCCGTTCCTGGCCAAACGCGGTTTCCTGCCGCGGCCGAGCCTGTCCTGGAACCTGCCCGAGCTTCGTAAAATCGGAATGCTGATGCTGCCGGCGATTTTCGGACTGGGAGTGACCAACCTCAACGTGATGGTCAATACGTTCTTCGCCTCGCTGCTGCGCGAGGGCTCGGTGAGTTTTCTATACTACGCCGACCGCATCATGGAGCTGCCGCTGGGGATTTTCGGCGTGGCCATCGGCACTGCCGCGCTGCCGGCGATGAGCAGGCAGATTTCGGCCAACGACCTAAGCGGAATGAAGGGCACGCTCAATCTTTATCTGCGGATTATCATCTTCATTACGCTGCCCGCGGCGCTGGGGTTGATCATGCTGCGCGAGCCGATCGTGGCCGTGCTGTTCCAGCGTCGGGAGTTCGACGATGCGGCCACCCAGGCCACGGCACTGGCGCTGGCCTGCTACGCTGTGGGGCTGGTGGCGTTCTCCGCGCTGCGCATCGTGGTTCCCGCGTTTTACGCGATGAAGGATACGCTGACTCCGGTGCTTTGCGCTGCTGCGGCATTCTTTGCCAACATCGTCTGCGGCCTCTGTTTCATCGGCCGTGTGCCATACGTCCAGGGATCGGGCGCGATCGTCGGCCTGCGCAATGCCGTGGCCTGGACCACGCAGCACTTCTCGCTGGCCGACCTGGACCACGGCGGACTGGCGCTGGGGGCCAGCGCAGCGGCGTTTCTCAACCTGGGGCTGCTGTTATGGATTCTGCGTAGGCGCGTGGGCAGGCTCGGAGCGCGACTGGTACTGGGCTCCACGGCGCGCATTGCGCTTGCCTGCGTACCGCTGGTTCTCGGCTGTTGGGGGGCGCAGCGGATCGGGCTGGTGAACAACGGACGCGGCTTCCTGTTCGAGGCCGGCGGCCTGTTGCTGACGATTTTAGCAGCCCTCGTGCTCTACGCCGGGGCCGCGGCTTTGCTGCTGCCGGCGGAACTGGGGCGTATAATACAGATCGTCTCCAGGAGACTTCGCAGGCGTCCATAG
- the rpsT gene encoding 30S ribosomal protein S20, whose product MANHLSAIKRHRQSEKRRMRNSMVKTRVKTETKKALATFEGNDAEKIEVDLRDAIKTIDKAASKGVLHHRTASRKIGRLSKRAAKAKAVQE is encoded by the coding sequence TTGGCCAATCATCTGTCTGCAATCAAACGCCACCGCCAGAGCGAAAAGCGTCGCATGCGTAACAGCATGGTTAAAACCCGGGTAAAGACCGAGACGAAAAAGGCTCTTGCAACGTTCGAAGGAAATGATGCCGAAAAGATCGAGGTTGATCTGCGCGACGCGATCAAGACCATCGACAAGGCGGCATCCAAAGGCGTGCTGCATCACCGCACCGCTTCACGAAAAATCGGTCGACTTTCCAAACGCGCCGCCAAGGCCAAGGCTGTCCAGGAATAG
- the holA gene encoding DNA polymerase III subunit delta, producing MASTNLSALLDPKLAPDKLKPVYLLHGQEAFLVELVASRLTELALDNAPRDFNLDRVQAGEAKIGLLIENARTVPMMAKRRIVRIDGVDRLKDHDLGPLKDYLAAPVDSCLLLLTAAGKRAAPALTRAVNKHGATAEFKPPRERELPGWIDKLAAQRGIVLDSEGRAFLARAIGSDLGKIAAELEKVALYAGERKQIKIEDLRALVADVRIDALYKLTDHLAAGQVEQALVLVDGMLGQGTHPLQIMPLLVRHYSQLLQGVQANARGDDLSDLAASIGVRPFLIRQFIGQVRSFDEPTLEQCLRRLYQTDQMLKSSRLAPGLIMERLMLKLGRAAGTGRGQRQ from the coding sequence ATGGCTTCTACTAATCTCTCCGCGCTGCTCGATCCAAAGCTCGCGCCAGATAAACTCAAGCCGGTCTACCTGCTGCACGGCCAAGAAGCTTTCCTGGTCGAGCTCGTGGCTTCCCGGCTGACCGAGCTGGCTCTGGACAACGCCCCGCGGGACTTCAACCTGGATCGGGTGCAGGCAGGCGAGGCCAAGATCGGGCTGCTGATCGAGAACGCCAGGACCGTGCCGATGATGGCCAAGCGCCGGATTGTGCGAATCGACGGCGTCGACCGGCTCAAGGACCACGATCTGGGACCGCTCAAGGATTACCTCGCAGCCCCGGTCGACAGCTGTCTGCTGCTGCTCACCGCCGCGGGCAAGCGCGCCGCGCCGGCACTGACCCGAGCCGTGAATAAACACGGCGCGACCGCTGAGTTCAAACCACCGCGCGAGCGCGAGCTGCCCGGCTGGATCGACAAGCTGGCCGCGCAACGCGGTATCGTGCTTGATTCCGAAGGACGTGCCTTTCTCGCCCGTGCCATCGGTTCCGATTTGGGAAAGATCGCGGCGGAACTGGAGAAGGTCGCGCTTTACGCCGGGGAGCGCAAGCAGATCAAGATCGAGGACCTGCGGGCGCTGGTCGCCGACGTGCGGATCGACGCCCTGTATAAGCTGACCGATCATCTGGCGGCCGGGCAGGTCGAGCAGGCGCTGGTATTGGTCGACGGCATGCTCGGGCAGGGCACCCACCCGTTACAGATTATGCCGTTGCTGGTCAGGCATTACAGCCAGCTGCTGCAAGGCGTGCAAGCCAACGCACGCGGAGATGACCTGTCCGATCTGGCGGCGTCGATCGGCGTGCGGCCGTTTCTGATAAGGCAGTTTATCGGTCAGGTGCGATCGTTCGACGAGCCGACCCTCGAGCAGTGCCTGCGACGCCTGTATCAAACCGATCAAATGCTTAAGTCGAGCCGACTGGCGCCAGGACTGATTATGGAGCGGCTGATGTTAAAACTTGGCCGCGCGGCCGGGACGGGCCGCGGGCAACGTCAATGA
- a CDS encoding LptE family protein produces the protein MRTRVQPLARWLTALVLIFVFAGCGYHLPRRGHNLPVRIKSLAVPVFANKTFEAGIEDGLTDALILELSKTGWVIVSDVEQADAVVYGTINSFRTSPISFSISELAVEYRAVMSCKVVVEDSSGHKLWNDPNVSERREYEVTSDPFASEAAKQTALDQMAAAIAEQIHDRLFDGFY, from the coding sequence ATGAGAACTCGCGTACAGCCGCTGGCCCGCTGGCTGACGGCGTTGGTCCTGATATTTGTATTTGCAGGCTGCGGCTACCACCTGCCCCGGCGCGGCCACAACCTGCCGGTGCGCATCAAGAGCCTGGCCGTACCGGTCTTCGCCAATAAGACGTTCGAGGCGGGCATTGAGGACGGCCTGACCGATGCGCTGATCCTCGAGTTGAGCAAGACCGGGTGGGTGATCGTCTCGGATGTGGAACAGGCCGACGCCGTGGTCTACGGCACGATCAACAGCTTTCGCACCAGCCCGATCAGCTTCTCGATCAGCGAGTTGGCCGTGGAGTATCGCGCGGTGATGAGCTGCAAGGTCGTGGTCGAGGACAGCAGCGGACACAAGCTGTGGAACGACCCCAACGTCTCCGAGCGCCGCGAGTACGAAGTGACGTCCGATCCGTTCGCCTCCGAGGCCGCCAAGCAGACGGCGCTGGACCAGATGGCCGCGGCCATCGCCGAGCAGATACACGACAGGCTGTTCGATGGCTTCTACTAA